In Juglans regia cultivar Chandler chromosome 13, Walnut 2.0, whole genome shotgun sequence, the following proteins share a genomic window:
- the LOC108984971 gene encoding protein JINGUBANG, with amino-acid sequence MGLLPCPLPCHSTDQESNKSHSNHLHSESSTSSLSSQPSLPSVPSLSLSSQQHEQPTPAAHLLGVSTLKGHSYVSSLAVAGKFLYNGSSKGEICIWSRDFETSSLTDTAVAISNGAVKALVVLEDKLFTAHQDHKVRVWKTDNNTQNQKYTCIATLPTLNDRFSRLFSAKNYVEVRRHKKSTWVHHVDTVSALAISMDGSLLYSASWDRTFKIWRTSDFKCLQSLRNAHDDAINALVLSGDGFVYTGSADMKIKVWKEQTGDKKHSLVATLEKHKSAVNALALSSDGSVLYSGACDRSILVWERDREAMDGAGGGHMVLVGALRGHTKAILCLAVVSNLVCSGSADNTVRIWRGGIEKSYSCLAVLEGHRRPVKCLDAAVDHGNGDRSTGSDSGSSYLVYSGSLDCDIKVWQIRVPFP; translated from the coding sequence ATGGGACTTCTTCCATGTCCATTGCCATGCCACAGTACAGACCAAGAGTCTAATAAATCTCACTCCAATCACCTTCACTCAGAATCATCAACTTCCTCCCTTTCTTCCCAACCAAGTCTCCCCTCTGTTCCTTCTCTCTCCCTGTCATCTCAACAACATGAACAACCAACTCCCGCCGCTCACCTCCTCGGTGTTTCCACCCTCAAAGGCCACTCTTACGTTTCCTCTTTAGCTGTTGCAGGAAAATTCCTCTACAACGGCTCTTCTAAAGGCGAGATATGCATATGGAGCCGAGACTTCGAAACTAGTTCGTTGACGGATACAGCGGTAGCTATAAGCAACGGGGCGGTTAAAGCTCTGGTAGTCTTGGAGGATAAACTATTCACTGCCCATCAAGATCACAAAGTCCGTGTGTGGAAGACCGATAACAAtacccaaaaccaaaaatacaCATGCATAGCCACTCTCCCCACGCTTAATGATCGTTTTTCAAGGCTTTTCTCGGCCAAGAACTACGTGGAGGTGCGGCGGCACAAGAAGTCCACGTGGGTACATCACGTTGATACTGTTTCGGCACTTGCTATATCCATGGACGGTTCTCTTCTTTACTCGGCTTCGTGGGATAGAACGTTCAAGATTTGGCGAACCTCAGACTTTAAGTGCTTGCAGTCTCTGAGGAATGCGCACGACGATGCAATCAATGCTTTAGTATTGTCCGGAGATGGGTTTGTTTACACTGGTTCGGCGGATATGAAAATCAAGGTATGGAAGGAGCAAACTGGAGATAAAAAGCATTCACTAGTGGCTACATTAGAGAAGCACAAGTCAGCCGTTAATGCCTTGGCTCTAAGCAGTGATGGGTCTGTGCTCTATTCCGGCGCGTGCGATCGGTCAATTCTGGTGTGGGAGAGGGATAGGGAAGCCATGGATGGTGCTGGCGGTGGACATATGGTGCTAGTGGGGGCGCTTAGAGGCCACACGAAGGCGATTCTGTGCTTGGCCGTGGTGTCGAATTTGGTGTGCAGTGGCTCGGCCGACAACACTGTAAGGATCTGGAGGGGAGGAATTGAGAAGAGCTACTCTTGTTTGGCTGTGTTGGAAGGACACAGACGCCCAGTTAAGTGCTTGGATGCGGCTGTTGATCATGGTAATGGGGATAGAAGTACTGGTTCTGATTCTGGGAGTTCATATCTGGTTTACAGTGGTAGTTTGGATTGTGATATTAAGGTTTGGCAAATACGGGTTCCCTTTCCATGA